Proteins from one Pongo abelii isolate AG06213 chromosome 19, NHGRI_mPonAbe1-v2.0_pri, whole genome shotgun sequence genomic window:
- the APOH gene encoding beta-2-glycoprotein 1, translating into MISPVLILFSSFLCHVAIAGRTCPKPDELPFSTVVPLKTIYEPGEEITYSCKPGYVSRGGMRKFICPLTGVWPINTLKCTPRVCPFAGILENGAVRYTTFEYPNTISFSCNTGFYLNGANSAKCTEEGKWSPELPVCAPITCPPPSIPTFATLRVYKPSVGNNSLYQDTAVFECLPQHAMFGNDTITCTTHGNWTKLPECREVKCPFPSRPDNGFVNYPAKPTLYYKDKATFGCHDGYSLDGPEEIECTKLGNWSAMTSCKASCKVPVKKATVVYQGERVKIQEKFKNGMLHGDKISFFCKNKEKKCSYTEDAQCIDGTIEVPKCFKEHSSLAFWKTDASDVKPC; encoded by the exons ATGATTTCTCCGGTGCTCATCTTGTTCTCGAGTTTTCTCTGCCATGTTGCTATTGCAGGACGGA CCTGTCCCAAGCCAGATGAGTTACCATTTTCCACAGTGGTCCCATTAAAAACAATCTATGAGCCAGGAGAAGAGATTACGTATTCCTGCAAGCCGGGCTATGTGTCCCGGGGAGGGATGAGAAAGTTTATCTGCCCTCTCACAGGAGTGTGGCCCATCAACACTCTGAAATGTACAC CCAGAGTATGTCCTTTTGCTGGAATCTTAGAAAATGGAGCAGTACGCTATACAACTTTTGAATATCCCAACACGATCAGTTTTTCTTGTAATACTGG GTTTTATCTGAATGGCGCTAATTCTGCCAAGTGCactgaggaaggaaaatggagCCCGGAGCTTCCTGTCTGTGCTC ccatCACCTGCCCTCCACCATCCATACCTACGTTTGCAACACTTCGTGTTTATAAGCCATCAGTTGGAAACAATTCCCTCTATCAGGACACAGCAGTTTTTGAATGTTTGCCACAACATGCGATGTTTGGAAATGATACAATTACCtgcacaacacatggaaattggACTAAATTACCAGAATGCAGGG AAGTAAAATGCCCATTCCCATCAAGACCAGACAATGGATTTGTGAACTATCCTGCAAAACCAACACTTTATTACAAGGATAAAGCCACATTTGGCTGCCATGACGGATATTCCCTGGATGGCCCGGAAGAAATAGAATGTACCAAACTGGGAAACTGGTCTGCCATGACAAGTTGTAAAG CATCTTGTAAAGTACCTGTGAAAAAAGCCACTGTGGTGTACCAAGGAGAGAGAGTAAAGATTCAGGAAAAATTTAAGAATGGAATGCTGCATGGtgataaaatttctttcttctgcaaaaataaggaaaagaagtgTAGCTATACGGAGGATGCTCAGTGTATAGATGGCACTATCGAAGTCCCCAAATGCTTCAAGG AACACAGTTCTCTGGCTTTTTGGAAAACTGATGCATCCGATGTAAAGCCATGCTAA